In one window of Oceanivirga salmonicida DNA:
- a CDS encoding thiamine pyrophosphate-dependent dehydrogenase E1 component subunit alpha has protein sequence MKGLDKNQLLDMYIKMQEARIFDLKVAQLVKKGKVPGMTHFSVGEEAASIGALAALDADDIITSNHRGHAQALAKGIDINAMMAEILGKYTGVCKGKGGSMHISNLESGNLGANGIVGGGHGISCGAALTQKMKKTGKIVVCIFGDGATNEGSFHEALNLASVWNLPVIFYSINNGYGISADIKKMTNIDHIYKRSTAYGIKGMFIEDGNKVLDVYEKFKEAVEYVRAGNGPVLIESVTYRWFGHSSSDPGKYRTKEEVDMWKKKDPILQLKNYLISEKIVDEKELDDIDKDVDTRIKAAVEFAENSPEPPIESAFEDVYAN, from the coding sequence ATGAAAGGACTTGACAAAAATCAACTACTAGACATGTATATAAAGATGCAAGAAGCTAGAATTTTTGATCTTAAAGTAGCACAATTAGTAAAAAAAGGTAAAGTGCCAGGAATGACGCACTTTTCAGTTGGTGAAGAAGCGGCAAGTATAGGAGCATTAGCAGCATTAGATGCAGATGATATTATAACATCAAATCATAGAGGACATGCACAAGCATTAGCTAAAGGAATAGACATAAATGCTATGATGGCTGAAATCTTAGGTAAATATACTGGGGTTTGTAAAGGAAAAGGTGGATCTATGCATATTTCAAACCTTGAAAGTGGAAATTTAGGCGCTAATGGTATAGTTGGTGGTGGACACGGTATATCATGTGGAGCAGCATTAACTCAAAAAATGAAAAAAACTGGTAAAATAGTTGTTTGTATTTTTGGAGATGGAGCAACTAATGAAGGAAGTTTTCACGAAGCATTAAATTTAGCATCAGTATGGAATTTACCAGTAATATTCTATTCAATAAATAATGGGTATGGTATTAGTGCAGATATTAAGAAAATGACTAATATAGATCATATTTATAAAAGAAGTACTGCATATGGAATTAAGGGTATGTTCATAGAAGATGGAAATAAAGTATTAGACGTTTATGAAAAATTTAAAGAAGCCGTTGAATATGTTAGAGCAGGAAATGGACCAGTATTAATTGAAAGTGTTACATATAGATGGTTTGGACATTCATCATCAGATCCAGGTAAATATAGAACAAAAGAAGAAGTAGATATGTGGAAGAAAAAAGACCCTATATTACAATTAAAAAATTATTTAATTTCTGAAAAAATTGTTGACGAAAAAGAATTAGATGATATAGACAAAGATGTTGACACAAGAATAAAGGCTGCTGTGGAATTTGCGGAAAATAGTCCAGAACCACCAATAGAGTCAGCTTTTGAAGATGTATATGCAAATTAA